One Centropristis striata isolate RG_2023a ecotype Rhode Island chromosome 22, C.striata_1.0, whole genome shotgun sequence genomic window carries:
- the tmem209 gene encoding transmembrane protein 209 yields the protein MLTPAKDGMPSMIDRALRMRREEQARQVVLAWAVLNVSLAGMIYTEMSGKLLSRYYNITYWPIWYIELVLASLFSLNALFDFWKYFKYTMSPSTIAVSPAQHQLLGLRNTSIQASPPQKPEKKETPAPAQSSPLQGQSVLSFSPSRPATTSPKFSPSCVPGYSPPLSSPSTPSSAGGPFSPSVAFGKVLNYSPSPGSSPYPSSIGPAESSGLRARYRTSPSVFNSPGSKEDYMEDLKSLERFIRTEEERSHRSQLGSPESVSPNHSPTFWNYNRSVGDYAQSLRKFLYQPACRSQAPSAHKDETDLGSKQAAEEVWARITTSRPVVDRIDSWTAKLRNWISDTILVPLVKEVDSVNSQLRRMGCPELQIGEASISSLKQAAVMKASSIPTMNSIVQYLDITPNQEYLVERVKELAHSGCMSSFRWNRGGDLKNRKWDTDLPTDCAILMHMFCTYLDSRLPPHPKYPDGKTFTSQHFSHTPDKPDVTKESLFCIHQSSTTPPHYQLIYQGHIYSLPKGRNNLFHTILMFLYVIKTKESGMLGRVNLGLSGVNILWIYEN from the exons ATGTTGACCCCAGCGAAGGACGGGATGCCCAGTATGATAGACAGGGCGCTGAGGATGAGGAGGGAGGAGCAGGCTCGGCAGGTGGTTCTGGCCTGGGCTGTGCTGAACGTGTCTCTAGCTGGCATGATTTACACTGAAAT gtcaGGGAAATTGCTGAGCAGATACTACAACATCACCTACTGGCCTATCTGGTACATTG AACTGGTGCTAGCCTCTCTATTTAGCCTCAATGCTCTTTTTGACTTTTGGAAATATTTCAAATACACAATGTCTCCCTCCACCATTGCTGTATCCCCTGCGCAGCATCAACTACTGGGTTTGAGAAACACAA GTATTCAGGCCTCTCCGCCCCAAAAGCCAGAAAAAAAGGAGACCCCAGCTCCAGCCCAGTCGTCTCCGCTCCAGGGCCAAAGCGTGCTGAGTTTCAGCCCCTCTCGTCCGGCCACCACCAGCCCCAAGTTCTCCCCCAGCTGTGTACCCGGGTACAGCCCTCCTCTCAGCAGCCCATCAACCCCAAGCAGTGCAGGGGGGCCTTTTTCCCCCTCCGTGGCCTTTGGGAAG GTGTTGAACTACAGTCCCTCCCCCGGCTCCTCTCCCTACCCCAGCAGCATTGGACCAGCAGAAAGCTCAGGCTTGAGAGCTCGATACCGGACGTCACCCTCAGTGTTTAACTCCCCTGGGAGCAAGGAGGACTACATGGAGGATCTGAAAAGCCTAGAAAGGTTCATTcgcacagaggaggagaggagtcaCCGCAGTCAGCTCG GCAGTCCAGAGTCTGTGTCTCCGAACCACAGCCCAACATTTTGGAACTACAACCGATCAGTGGGAGATTACGCCCAGAGTCTGAGGAAGTTCCTGTACCAGCCGGCCTGCCGCTCTCAGGCCCCGTCTGCCCACAAGGATGAGACGGACCTGGGCTCCAAACAGGCTGCAGAGGAG GTATGGGCCAGAATCACAACCAGTCGCCCTGTGGTGGACCGTATAGACAGCTGGACAGCCAAGCTAAGAAAT TGGATCAGTGACACCATCTTGGTCCCCCTGGTGAAGGAAGTGGACTCTGTGAACAGCCAGCTCAGGAGGATGGGCTGCCCTGAGCTCCAGATAGGAG AGGCCAGCATCAGCAGCCTGAAACAGGCAGCAGTGATGAAAGCCTCGTCCATCCCCACCATGAACTCTATTGTTCAGTATCTGGACATCACTCCCAACCAGGAGTATCTAGTAGAGCGTGTAAAGG AGCTGGCCCACAGCGGCTGCATGAGCTCCTTTCGCTGGAATCGTGGTGGTGATCTGAAGAACAGGAAGTGGGACACAGACCTCCCCACTGACTGTGct ATCCTCATGCATATGTTCTGTACATACTTGGACTCCAGACTTCCCCCACACCCAAAGTACCCAGATGGGAAGACTTTCACTTCACAGCACTTCAGCCACACCCCAGACAAACCTg ATGTTACCAAGGAGAGCCTCTTCTGCATCCACCAGAGCAGTACCACTCCCCCTCATTACCAACTCATCTACCAGGGACATATCTACAGTTTACCCAAG GGCAGGAACAACCTGTTCCACACGATCCTCATGTTCCTCTATGTCATAAAGACGAAGGAGTCAGGGATGCTGGG GAGGGTAAATCTCGGCCTCTCTGGTGTGAACATCTTATGGATATACGAGAACTGA
- the prdm4 gene encoding PR domain zinc finger protein 4, producing MNDMNLSPVGMDQLSVPSVSASHLGLPTSPTHNTIPTPACSSANGFPLAQRGAECNVFTGSGMPVAIPSLGPSLGSLPSALSLMLPMGPLSDRGVMCGLPERNYSLPPPPYPHLESSYFRHILPGILSYLADRPPPQYIHPSSLNMDGTLSVASNNPSGLDPYSGPGGPLEQGLVPMDSRQVSGQGDLHQAGAHELDSTGLNMESRVSSPMSPDRMGEELATMDGVGVVAVSDTQQQLGGGRQPQQHEGLTGVDSSGGVMPLHGPPVLELPVVMEPDHMGGRVGNAGGGGAGGLGEQLHSNGELNSGVVSVVLTGSMANQGQLEPVSLHGHSGMGLEAVNVSPITAEVSLGPENNLVLVNSTLQLEDSTSNKENMVTAYTIWCTLCERSYTSDCPEHGPVTFIPDTPIQSRARLSLPRPLCLRISVADEPLGVFARDVIPPRTCFGPMVGQHCSNVDLSDWPEKDTPQIWKMYHNNVLEFYIVTTDENECNWMMFVRKARTREEQNLVAYPANGKLFFCTTTEIHPDQELLFYYSRDYCRLMGVPQVPEGQICQCGKECSSFSELKSHLGSHNSNHSHNQPPHNHSPAQQDHSQQQQQSQQQQQQQQQEQQPQQHTHQEEKLTNGTSSSSSSPWPCHAHNAGQTNSDNNHSSTRGSSNRNSNNNVSSRAKGQGHVREKKFKCSMCSRAFITSTKLNVHFMGHVGMKPHKCEYCSKAFSDPSNLRMHLKIHTGQKNYRCTVCEKSFTQKSHVASHMLIHTGAEKLKCDLCDRAFIRKHDLKQHMFSHTHERRIQCPKCNKPFLKTNHLKKHMNSHEGRRDFVCEKCHKAFLTKYHLTRHLKICKGPKTERASRKEQELDEEEDEEEEEEEEEDGRGRGGGRLVDSASNEDCGLDVGGYNSEKSLSPPH from the exons ATGAACGACATGAACCTGAGTCCTGTGGGCATGGACCAGCTCAGTGTGCCCTCTGTGAGTGCCAGCCACCTGGGTCTGCCCACTTCCCCCACACACAACACCATTCCCACACCAG cctgcagttcagccAATGGCTTCCCACTTGCACAGAGGGGTGCAGAATGCAatgtttttacaggatctg GCATGCCAGTGGCCATCCCCAGCCTGGGTCCCTCCCTAGGCTCCCTTCCTTCTGCCCTCTCGCTGATGCTCCCCATGGGGCCGCTGAGTGACAGAGGAGTGATGTGCGGCCTGCCGGAGAGGAACTACTCCTTGCCGCCGCCTCCATACCCTCACCTGGAGAGCAGCTACTTCCGACACATATTGCCAG GGATCCTGTCCTATCTGGCAGACCGTCCACCACCTCAATATATTCATCCCAGCAGCCTTAACATGGATGGGACCCTGTCTGTGGCCAGCAACAATCCCTCAGGTCTGGATCCCTACAGTGGCCCTGGAGGCCCACTGGAGCAGGGCCTGGTGCCCATGGACTCCAGACAGGTTAGCGGACAGGGAGACCTCCACCAGGCTGGAGCACATGAGCTGGACTCTACAGGACTGAACATGGAGTCACGTGTCAGCAGCCCCATGTCCCCTGATCGTATGGGAGAGGAGCTGGCCACGATGGACGGAGTCGGGGTGGTGGCGGTGTCTGACACTCAGCAGCAGCTCGGAGGGGGACGGCAGCCTCAGCAACATGAGGGACTCACTGGGGTGGACTCGTCTGGTGGGGTGATGCCCCTTCATGGGCCTCCTGTTCTTGAACTACCGGTTGTGATGGAACCGGATCACATGGGGGGCCGAGTGGGGAACGCTggcggaggaggagcaggaggactgGGGGAGCAGCTACATTCAAATGGGGAGCTGAACTCGGGTGTTGTCAGTGTGGTGCTCACTGGCTCCATGGCCAACCAGGGCCAGCTGGAGCCAGTGTCGCTCCATGGACACTCTGGGATGGGACTGGAGGCGGTGAACGTGTCCCCCATCACTGCAGAGGTGTCGCTGGGGCCAGAAAACAACCTGGTGCTGGTCAACTCCACCCTGCAGCTGGAGGACTCCACCTCCAACAAGGAGAACATGGTCACCGCCTACACCATCT GGTGCACACTGTGTGAGCGCTCGTATACCTCAGACTGCCCAGAGCACGGCCCGGTCACCTTCATCCCTGACACGCCCATCCAGAGCCGGGCTCGCCTCTCTCTGCCGCGTCCACTGTGCCTGCGCATCTCAGTGGCTGACGAACCGCTTG GAGTTTTTGCACGGGATGTAATTCCTCCAAGGACCTGCTTTGGACCAATGGTGGGCCAGCACTGTAGCAACGTGGATCTCTCTGATTGGCCAGAGAAGGACACGCCACAAATATGGAAG ATGTACCACAACAATGTGCTGGAATTCTACATCGTGACAACGGATGAGAATGAATGCAACTGGATGATGTTTGTTCGCAAAGCAAG GACCCGTGAGGAGCAGAACCTGGTGGCCTACCCTGCCAACGGTAAACTGTTCTTCTGTACAACCACAGAGATCCACCCGGACCAGGAGCTGCTCTTCTACTACAGCAGAGACTACTGCAGGCTGATGG GTGTTCCTCAGGTACCTGAGGGCCAGATCTGTCAATGTGGCAAAGAATGCTCCTCCTTCTCTGAGCTCAAATCTCATCTTGGCAGCCACAACAGTAACCACAGCCATAACCAACCTCCACACAACCACAGCCCGGCGCAGCAGGACCACTCTCAGCAACAGCAGCaatcacagcaacaacaacagcagcagcaacaagagcaacaaccacagcaacACACTCACCAGGAGGAGAAGCTGACCAATGGGACCTCAAGCTCCTCGTCTTCCCCGTGGCCCTGCCACGCCCACAATGCaggacaaacaaacagtgatAATAACCATAGCAGCACCCGGGGCAGCAGTAATAGGAACTCTAATAATAATGTCTCCTCCAGAGCAAAAGGTCAGGGTCATGTGCGGGAGAAGAAATTCAAGTGCAGCATGTGTTCCCGGGCTTTTATCACGTCCACTAAGCTCAATGTGCACTTCATGGGGCACGTGGGGATGAAACCTCACAAGTGTGAATACTGCAGCAAGGCCTTCAGCGATCCCAGCAACCTCAGGATGCACCTCAAGATTCACACAG GTCAAAAAAACTACAGATGCACGGTTTGTGAGAAGTCCTTTACCCAGAAATCCCATGTGGCATCGCACATGCTCATCCACACCGGTGCAGAGAAGCTCAAGTGTGACCTCTGTGACCGGGCATTCATCAGGAAACACGACCTGAAACAGCACAtgttctctcacacaca TGAGCGCCGGATACAGTGCCCAAAGTGCAACAAACCTTTCCTGAAGACCAACCACCTGAAGAAGCACATGAACTCTCACGAGGGCCGGAGAGACTTTGTCTGCGAGAAATGCCACAAAGCTTTCCTCACCAAATACCACCTGACCCGTCACCTCAAAATATGCAAAGGGCCCAAGACGGAAAGAGCGTCCCGTAAGGAGCAGGAACtggatgaggaggaagatgaagaggaggaagaggaggaggaggaggacggtaggggacgaggaggagggagaCTCGTTGACTCGGCCAGCAATGAAGACTGCGGGTTAGATGTTGGAGGATATAACTCTGAGAAGTCCCTGTCACCCCCTCATTGA
- the LOC131961122 gene encoding achaete-scute homolog 4-like, producing the protein MSYHSKELMEHVPYVPPLTLHGFSMDNNYKDALRLGLPFHLDAAYLDSVHGQRSPYRRLTYFPFHVPLGVCDYSFEPAFIRKRNERERHRVRCVNEGYARLREHLPQEFEDKRLSKVETLRAAIDYIKHLQSLLDLSGMETSLGDARNRTDCNSDGESKTGLRDSGETVCSLSI; encoded by the coding sequence ATGTCTTATCACAGTAAGGAGCTGATGGAGCATGTCCCGTATGTCCCTCCACTGACTCTCCACGGCTTCTCCATGGACAACAACTACAAGGACGCGCTCCGGCTCGGACTGCCCTTCCACCTGGACGCTGCATACCTGGACTCTGTGCACGGCCAGAGGTCCCCCTACAGACGGTTAACCTATTTCCCCTTCCACGTCCCCCTCGGTGTGTGTGATTACTCCTTCGAGCCTGCGTTTATCCGGAAAAGGAATGAAAGGGAGCGCCATCGAGTGCGCTGCGTAAACGAAGGTTACGCGCGGCTCCGGGAGCATCTGCCGCAAGAGTTTGAGGACAAACGGCTCAGTAAAGTGGAGACCCTGCGTGCGGCTATTGACTATATCAAACACCTGCAGAGCCTGTTGGACTTGTCCGGGATGGAGACGTCACTTGGAGACGCGCGTAACCGGACAGACTGCAACAGTGATGGAGAATCCAAAACTGGCCTCAGAGACAGCGGGGAAACAGTTTGCTCTCTCTCAATATGA